The Ornithorhynchus anatinus isolate Pmale09 chromosome 11, mOrnAna1.pri.v4, whole genome shotgun sequence genomic interval cagcgcttagtacagtgcctggcacaaagtaagcgcttaacatatgccataatgatgatgatgatgatggtggctgtaattattattattacagcacctggcacataggaagtgcttaaatactattattattgatattattatcattactgtgcctggaacataggaagcacttaacgaatactattatcattgttattattattgttacggtgcctggcacatagggagcgcttaacaaatgctattattgttatcgttatggtgcctggcgcataggaagcgcttaacaaatgctattatcattattattatggtgcctggcatataggaagtgcccGACAAATTCCACGAAAAGCAAACGGAGGGAGGATCCGGACTGGGTGGTGCCAGGGGGCTCTGGGCTGAGGCGGCGCCCGCTCCCCAGGGGTACCTGGAGGAGCTGGTGCGGCTTCGGGAATCGCAGCTCAAAGACCTGGAAGCCGAGAACAAGCGACTGCAGAGACGACTTGACGAGGCCACGGGGCAGCAccagctggagaagagagagctggAGGGCGTTATCCTGGAGCTGCAAGAGCAGCTGTGAGCAATCCCCCCttcacccctgccctctgacctcgCCCCCCACCCGCCTGCATCACCCGACCCCACACCCGGCCCTCTGCTTGTATCTATTTCCCCGGCCCACTGCCTCTTAACTCTCCAGCTCTCCCCTTATCTTCGTCTCTTCgcgtctctccatctctgctcccGACCTTATCTCTTTCTCCCATcctgtttttctgtctccctctctgtccctctgtctctccgggtctcattcattcatacattcaatcgtatttatggagcccttattttgtgcagagcactgtattgagcgcttggaaagtacaatttagtagtaatgatgataacggaTAATGGCGGTATCCGTCAAGCGGTCCCTCTGCCTCGCCGGGCCCCCGCCAATAACGACAGTGATCACAGACCAGCGCGAACTACGTGTCGAGccctgtgcgaagcgctggggtagatacgaaattaatcaggtcccacgtggggctcccggtccaagtCGGAGGTGGAAGagatgttgaattcccatttctgcaggggagggaactgaggcccagtcaagtgactcacccgaggtcacggcagacaggtggcggagccggggttagaactcgggccctctgacccccaggccccgggctcttccgCTAGGCCTCGGTCggtctctctgggtctctagCTCTCCGTCTCTGTTCCCGTTtctcccccccgtccctcccaatccccatctctccacctccgggcctgtctctctctgtctctccatctgtccATCGCTGTAGCGGGCTGTCTCTCTCCATCGCTGGAGGAAGTCTTCCTGCAGCTCCCCCCCTGCCACCCGCCCACCCCGTGCcccctgactccccctccccccccccaggacagGCCTGATCCCCTGTGAGCAAGCCCCCCTGGTGCCCCCCTGCAAGGAGCTGGTTGCCCCGCTGGGCGCCCAGTGGCCGTCGCTGGGCACGCTCAACGGGCCAGAGGGCGGGCAGGATGCCAAGCTGTACCGGAGGTAACAGGCCCCGCGCTCTGGCCGGGAGAGCCGAGGGCCGGGACTCCCGGGTTCCCCCGTCGGTCGGGCTCAGCCCCCCCGGCCTGGGGGAGCCCGGACCTCGGGAAGGCTGCTGGaggcccagggcaggggcagCGGGGGGAGGGCGCCCAGgccaggggggcaggagggaggggtccGGGGCAGGGCTGTGGGGGCGGGGTAGGAGGCCCGAGGCAGGGGGAGGCTCAGgtcggggggcgggcaggggagggtggggggggggcccagtTCCAACGGCCTCCCCCTTAGGCACAGCCTGGCCAGCGCGGAGCAGCTGTCCGTCGAGGGCAGCCTGAGCTCCGACTCGCAGCGGCTGGGGGAGGACAAACGTGACGGGAAGCCCTGGGGGCCCATCGGtgagacccctcccctccacccagtcGGAACCAGGCACCCCCTCTTCCACCCGGGCGGGGCCGCAcacccccctctttctcccagacGGAGCCaggaagccccccgccccaaccttcACCCACCTGGGCCCAGACCCCCTCCCCATACTCAGCTGGAGATGAGGCCCACCTCCAGCTGGGGCCAGACCCCCTCCCCATACGCAGCTGGAGATgagaccctccccctccagctGGGGCCAGACCCCCTTCCCACACTCAGTTGGGGGTAAGGCCAACTGATTGCTGGTCAGTTGGTCAGTTGGTCAGTTGCCGCCAACTGGTGCGGGCCAAGGTGATTAGCCCGCACCCTTCACCCAGCCGGGGTgagaccctcccccttcattcagcCAGGGTTagaccctccctccatccaccaGCTGGGGATgagaccctcccccaccctcctccacccacccaggGCCAGACCCTCTCTCCACACTCGGCTGGGGGTGAGACCCCTCCCACTCACCTCCACTTACCAGGGACCAgatccacccgccccccgccacctccacccAGCTGAGGGTgagaccctcccccttcattcagcCGGGATTTGACTCCCTTCCATCCGACAGGGGTGACCCTCCCCCTAACCCCTCTCCCAACAACTCGGGGccagacccctctcccctccaatcaatggtatttactgatctcgttctgggcggggaacatctctgctaattctgtcgtgctctcccaagcgcttagtacagtgctcggctcccaataagcacttaataaataccgattgattattgagcgcttactgggtgcagagcactgtactgagcgcatgggagagcacaggagaacaAATACGAGCTCCCACGGAGAGGAGACCAGCCCACCACCCGCGCCCCAGCTTCCATCCCGGGCACGGGCAGCCCCACCCGCCCGCTGGTCCCGGTGggtgcccgggggtgggggtgggcggcccGGCCCCAGGCTGACGCcggtcgccccccgccccagggaaGGACCCGACGCCGTCCATGCTGGGGCTGTGCGGCTCTTTGGCTTCCATCCCCAGCTGCAAGTCTCTGACCAGCCTGAAATCCAACGAATGCCTAGTGAGCGACAGCCCGGAGGCcagccccgccctcagccccagctgaacccccgggcccccctcccccgacccccggggcgaCCCCCAAGGCCACCCCCGGGGTCATCCTACCGCGCCCGGCCCAGCCGCCtcgccttcttctccccctctccgggAGCCATCCAGGGGGGAGCAGGGACATCGCCCCCGGCACCCCGGCGGGGCGCGGACCACCTCGGGATGGACATCGGGCCCAGGAGTCTCCAGCCACCCCCTCTTCCACACCGGGCTCCACCCTGGAGGAGGCCGCAAGGCCTTGGGTCCGGCCCGGCCCTTCCCCGAGACGGATTCTGGGGCGGGTGGCGTTGGGGGTGTCTGCTGGGGTGGAGAGACTCAGGGGCAGTTTCCCAGTGACTTCATGTTGGGACTCAGAGGGACAGACTCCCCctaccccaggcccagccccgtccccctccccagaccccaaGGACGGTGCCAGGCCCTTGCCCAGTCCCCCCAGACCCTGGTCTCGTGAGTGTCTGTTGCTAAGGCCCACAGGGTCACCTGCCTCctctacccccgccccccacccccggcagttCTGCTACCAGAGCCGCCAATAAAGCCAGAGATCGGATAGGAGttgcttctgtgtgtgtgtggacggaagggaagggaggggacaggaaTGGGTAAGGGAGGTTGTGAGGTGCTGcgctctctataataataattattgtcacatttgttaagcacttactatgtgccaggcgctggggtggatacaagcagatcgggttggacccaatccctctcccacgtggggctcgcagtctcgatccccattttagagctgaggtaactgaggcacagggaagtaaagtgacctgcccaaggtcacacagcagacatgtaggagaaccaggattagaccccatgacccgctgactcccaggcccgttctttattcatgcattcattcaattttatttatcgagcacttacagtgtacagagtactgtactgaggttggtatttgtttaagcgcttactaggtgcagagcactgttctaagcgctggggggatacagggtgatcaggttgtcccacgtggggctcacagtcttcacccccattttacagatgaggtaactgaggcacagggaagttaaatgacttgcccaaggtcacacagctgacaagtagcagagctgggattagaacccatgacctctgactcccaagcccgggctgtttccactaagccacgctgcttctctaagtgcttggaaagtacaattcagcaacaaagggagacaatccttgcccacaacgggctcacagtatagaagagggaagatgggcatcaaaacaagtaaaaaggcatcaatagcatcaatataaatagaattatagatacacatcaatataaatggaattataaataagaACATATCTACACAAGAGCTGGGGGGGctgggtggagcaaagggagggagtcggggcgatggggaggagaggaggagcagaggaaaaagggggcttagtctgggaagacctcctggaggaggtgagccttcagtagggctttgaaagggggggaagtgtgattggcaaatttgaggagggagggcattccaggccagggctcgatggtgggacagatgagaacgaggcccagtgaggaggttagcggcaccagaggagcggagtgtgcgggttgggatggagaaggagagaagggaggggaggtaagagggggcaagggaatggacagctttgaagccaatagtgaggagtttccactctcccctctgccatGCTATGTGAGGGTATGGGGGTGGCGGAAACAACCTGAAAGGCGGGGCGTCTCAGAGCAACTCCCCAGATCCCAAGGGGGAAGCAATGTGCCCTAATGGGTGGcacatggactgggagtcagaaggacgggggttctcatcccgactctaccacgagtctgctgtgtgacctcgggcaagtcactttacttctgtgcctcagttccctcacctgtaaaatggggatttagactgtgagccccacgtgggacagagactgtacaacctgattagcttgtatctaccccagcgcttagaacagtgttcaacacatagtaagcgcttaacactaccatcactttaaaaaaaaaatagaactacTAATAAGAAgggataattgtggaatttctcaagtgcttactatgcatcaagcactgtacaaagcactagggcagatacaagataataaataattatggtatttgttaaacacttactatgtgccaagcaccgttctaagcgctggggtaaatacaaggtaatcaggttgtctcatgtggggctcacagtctcaatccccatcttacagacgaggtaacagacacagagaagttaagtgacttgcccaaggtcacacagcagacaaatggtagagccgggattagaacccttggcctctgacttctaagcccgtgctcttgccactaggaccaTACAGCTCCTCCtagtcaggtcccacgtggggttcacggtctaagtaagagtaagataattgaatctccattttgcagaggagggaactgaggcacggaggaagtgaagtgacttgcccaagatcacacagcagacaagcggcagagccaggattagaacctctatctactgactctcaggccccggcctcgttccactaggccatgctgtgctgCTGCTTTTATGAACCCAAGAATCAAAGCCACCACTTTCTGGATTAGCCCCAAGGTCCTGACTCTGTCTCTGTCAGTGGCACCAGGACTGTAAGAGCAAccatggaggagcagcgtggctcagtggaaagagcacgggctttggagtcagaggtcatgagttcgaatcacagctctgccacttgtcagctgtgtgactgtgggcaagccacttagcttctctgtgcctcagttacctcatctgtaaaatggggattaagactgtgagccccacgtgggacatcctgattcccctgtgtctaccccagtgcttagaacagtgcccggcacatagtaagcgcttaacaaataccaacaacattattataatgtgcTGGTCACCCTCCTGAACCCCCCATCCTCATGGCCaaggatggaccatccaacactcgagactcttccctctccatccctgactctccccagtgaaccAGCACAAACCATCACACACCTCCAACTCCccaccagtgacccagcatggcccATCCACTTCCCTGactatccctgactctcctcacagtgctgtggctgtttattgtcgcgctgtactctcccaagcacttagtacagtgctctgcacattaagcgttcaatatcTGCGACTAAATGACACCTACACtcatccttggagaagcagcgtggctcagtggaaagagcccgggcttcggagtcagaggtcatgagttcgactctcggctctgccacttgtcagctgtgtgattgtgggcatgtcacttaacttctctgcacctcagttccctcatctgtaaaacggggattaaaagtgtgtgagccccacgtgggacaacctgattaccctgtatctcccccagcgcttagaacagtgctcggcacctagtcagcgcttaacaaataccaacattattattactattatccatgCTTTTGTTCACTCCCTCTGGACCCACAGATAAGGGCTGGTGGTAAGTGCATCGGGGTGGGACGGGGCCCTCCCAATCCTGAACCAGGCCAGGACCACCCCCACCCTGGTCTGAGTCAGGCTGAGGGGGTtgtgggagcaaagggaggtcCAGGAGGGTTTGCGGGAGGCTCTGGGGGGGCTCGATCAATCGCCTTTAATCGGCCCAAAGGCAACAGACGAGAGAGACCACTGCAGGGTAGAAAGGCTTTATTCTCTTTGGACATACTAGGATGAGGTGTGTTGGGGGTGGAGCGGGGGTCCAGCTCTCAccagggctggaggaggggcggggTGCCCCGAAAGAGgaacggggaagagggaggggggtgtTTGGTctccggggaggagaggaggaaggggtgggggttctTGGGTCCAGGGGAGGGGATAGTAGTCTCTTCCCAGGTAGCTGGGGGTGCCGCACAGAatcggggaaaggggggctcaaagCGAGCCCCTTGCCCCAGAATGGGGGGAAAAGGCACTTGACTGGCTCTGGGAgtgccccccccatcccccgcccggGGGGAAGCAGGCAGCGGGACtgagggcggtggggagggggagcctggccgggcaccccccgccccgctcagGACCCCACTCGGTGTCGCTCCTGGTTGGCCTGCAGGAAGAAGCTCTTGCCAAACTCATAGGTGCTGATCATGATGGCGCAAGCGGGAGCCACCTTAATGACCCGCGGCAGGAAGCCTGGacccagggggaggggcagggaagggcaggggtcaCTCTCCCAGGCCCCAGAACCGGCCACACAGGCCGGGGCAGAGTCCCGGGCAACacgggccccctccccaacctccggGCCTCCCCGTCCCTGGCCCGGCTCCAGtgcccccccggcgccccccccaGCCAGGCTCTAGGACCACCTCCGTCCCCCTCAccctccggcccccaggcccGGAATCCCACCTGCAAAAAGCCCCCGTGTTCCCGACTCCACTCGGATCTTTCgcagcagcagccaagtggatggggagcggggagacgtgactgtggggaggggtgggggggtgagggggagtcgGACCCCCCCGGAGGTCGCTCCTTCACCCGGACTCCATCCGACCCCTCCCACTGGCCGTCCCAGTGGGGTCGCCGAGGCCCCGACTGCGCCCATCCCACCAACCCGGCTGAACCCACCCACTCACGACCACACTCCCACCCACCTCTCAGGGTCTCCACTTTGCCCAGGTCGATCTGCCGATGTGTCTTGACcacatcaaagggcagggtcagGGCCGCTGCCACCTGCCAGGGGACGGGGGGGCGACCGCGCAGAAACCCCCCAAACATCAGCCACCCCGTTCCATTCCCCCCATCCGGCCtcgccgcgccccccgccccgagcgcCTCCCCCTTAGCCCCAGTCCTCACCGTCCCAGAGAGGGCTCCAGCCAGGAAGCTGATGCTGACCGACGCCCGGTCAGACTGCATCCAGTCTTCCAGACGACGCTTCACCAACTCGTAGTTAaaccagtacagtgctggaaGGGGGCGGCGATGGAGAGGGCACGAGGTGGGAGGAGGCCCCGCAGCTCCGCGGCCCGGCCCCTTCCGGCGGGGCCCCCGCCCGCCGTCCCCTTGCCCGTCCGCCCACCCGCCCCGGGCCGCACCTGAGAAGGGCACGTCGCGCAGCACGGTGgggccccagccctgccacagaGAGCGCCAGCCGCCCTGGGCCACGGCCCCACGGATGGACACGCGCAGCTCCTGGTACGTCAGCGCCTGAGACTGCAGCTTCGTGCGAACCAGCTCCAGGGGGCTGACCACCGTCACGGTGCCCACTGCCGGGGGCGGGAACGGTGCGGGCGTCACGCCAGCTGGCCGGAggggcagccccttcccccccggccggGGACTCGGAGCTGAAGGATTGTGGGGGTGGAGCCGGCCCCGGGACGTCAGCCTCCCCTCGGGGTGGAGGGAGACAATGGGGGCATGAGAGGGAAAGGATaaatgggggggagagggcgTCCGTCCTCTGGGTGATGTAGGGATTCACAGGAGCCCACCCGGATGACAGAGGGACACATGGgagtcctccccatcccccatagaGCAAAGGGAAACTCCCTAGGTGGTGGAGGGATACACAAGAGCCCCCGCCTTGGGTAGCGGATACGTGAGAACCCTATGTGATGACAGAGACCCGCGGAGGGATCCCCAACAGCACCCActgggcagggggcaagggggcaCTCACGCCGGGCCACGGCTCCCGCCACCAAGGGGGCGTAGAGGTCGGACGTGGCACCGTGGTGGCTCAGGAAGCTGCGGAGCTGGTCGTAGGTGGTGAAGTAAATGGCCGTGGCGGGAACGGCCATCACCCTGCAAGTCACCGCGGGGGGCTCAGCCACTGTCTCCACCCTCTCGCTCCCCCCGCCGGACGCCGAGCGCTGAGTGTatgcttcgggggggggggtgctggggaggggcggagaactcagggcagggggatgagggtgggaggaggattctcagtgggtgggagagggctCCCAcaatgagggggaagggagggagcactCCCAGAAGGAGCACTCccaaggtggggggaagggaggaaacacTCACAGCGTAGGGGGGAGGCCACTCCATAGGGTCCGGGCTCCCTCCTGGCGGATGATCTTCACAAAGGCATCCTGCGGAAGGACGGGACACAATGGCAGcaggagcactgactaagcacctTTTGggtacagcgcactgtactgcACTTAGAGTAACCGATGCCCAACCTGGTCACCAGGAGTTTCCGGtctagttgggggtgggggtgggggggtggattcCTGAACCCCCCCAAAACAAGCCTCTTTCGGTCTCCCCCAGGGCCAGAGgtccagagggagcagggggcgggTCAAGCGGGGGACGACTTTCCTTACCACGGTGCCGGTGAAGTGGGTAGGGGCCGGGTACCAGGTGGCACAGCGGCCTCCATTCTGACACACGTAGGGCAGCTCCAAGATCCCGTTGCAGTAGAGGAAGCACCTCCCTGGGGGAAGGGTTGTTTTTttaggggggcaggggagcagggttattcattcattcaattatatttactgagcgtttcctaggtgtagagcaccgtactaagtgccccaCCCCGGCCTGGAACCCCGGTCAGCCTGAACCCTcctcccccaaagtcaccccaccCAATGCCCCCCTCCCCTGCTAGTTCCTCGTCCCCCAAGGAAACGCTCGGGGCGGAAGGGTCGTGGGAGGGGGCCCCCTGCTCCAAACTAAATCTCCCCCACCGCCATCCGAGTCACTCACATTTCCCGTACCGGAGGGTCCAGGGACCCTGAGGGGAGGCCAGCTCTGAAACATCCAACACACAGCAATTTAGGGGAAGGCTtgcccactcccaacccccactCACCGCTCACCCCCAGccctttcattcatatttattgggcgcttgctgtgtgtagaacgctgtactaagcgcttgggaagtacaatagaacaataaacagacaccttccctgcccaccacgagctcaccctctgcccacccccggtCGGCATTTACCTTGGGTGGGGGCACTGCGCTGTGACTGCAGCCGGACTTTCACCACGTCCAAGGGAGTCACTGCGGGGGAAAGAGAGGCTGAAGGCCCTGCCCGCTGAGGGGGCCGGCTGGGCCCGGTGTggtgggttagagcccaggtcggggagtcagagagtcatgggttctaatcccggctccaccatttgctgcgtgaccgtgggcaagtcaattcacttctctgggtctcagttccatcatctgtaaaatggggattaagactgggagccccacagagctgtgtccaacctaacttgtatctagtcggtccattgtatttactgaatgcttattgtgtgcagaacactgtatgaaaacAGTGAACAACTTCCCTGCTTACCAACTACCCAGTCTATAAATCTAACAAgcttacaagtcacttaacttctctgtgcctcagttacctcatctgtaaaatggggattaagtctgtgagccccacgtgggacaacctgaataccttgtatctatcccagcagacagaacagtgcttggcacgtagtaagcacttaaataccaccattattattattgttattattattacctaccccagcgcttagtatggaggGCTTAGCctgcagtaaacgcttaacagataccataaaaaggggtccccttccctcacccaccTTCCCCAGCCCATAGGGCCAATGCTGCCAAACGaaagacacactccctccccccaataataatgatggtatttgtttggtatagagaagcagcgtggctcagtggaaagagcccgggtttaggagtcagaggtcatgggttctaatcccggatccgccttttgtcagctgtgtgactttgggcaagtcacttcacttctctgtgcctcagtgccctcatctggaaaatggggattaagactgtgagccctgcatgggacaacctgatgaccctggatctcccccagcgcttagaacagtgctctgcacgtagtaagcgcttaacaagtaccaacattaccgatctgtccattccaagcgcttagtacagtgctctgcacatagtaagcgcttaacaagtaccaacattaccgatctgtccattccaagcgcttagtacagtgctctgcacatagtaagcgcttaacaagtaccaacattaccgatctgtccattccaagcgcttagtacagtgctctgcacatagtaagcgcttaacaagtaccaacattactgatctgtccattccaagcacttagtacagtgctctgcacatagtaagcactcaataaatactatggaatgaataaatactattgaattattattaagcgcttactacgtgccaggcgccgatACGAGCGAATTGAGttgcacacagcccctgtcccatgtggggatcccagtctggtagtggctcagtggaaagagcctgggcttcggagtcagaggtcatgggttcaactcccagctctgccacttgtcagctgggtgactgtgggcaagtcacttcacttctctgggcctcagttgcctcatctgtaaaaatggggtttaagactgtgagccccatgggggacatcctgatttccctgtgtctaccccagcacttagaacagtgctcggcacatagtaagcgcttaacaaataccaacattattattattattattattctctgggcctcagttccccatctgtaaaatgggggttaactgtgagcctcacgtgggacgacctgatgaccctgtatcacccccagcgcttagaacagtgctctgcacataggaagcgc includes:
- the SLC25A39 gene encoding solute carrier family 25 member 39 — its product is MAEKGAVGGGGPAGGITPLQQILASGTGAIVTSIFMTPLDVVKVRLQSQRSAPTQELASPQGPWTLRYGKWRCFLYCNGILELPYVCQNGGRCATWYPAPTHFTGTVDAFVKIIRQEGARTLWSGLPPTLVMAVPATAIYFTTYDQLRSFLSHHGATSDLYAPLVAGAVARLGTVTVVSPLELVRTKLQSQALTYQELRVSIRGAVAQGGWRSLWQGWGPTVLRDVPFSALYWFNYELVKRRLEDWMQSDRASVSISFLAGALSGTVAAALTLPFDVVKTHRQIDLGKVETLRVTSPRSPSTWLLLRKIRVESGTRGLFAGFLPRVIKVAPACAIMISTYEFGKSFFLQANQERHRVGS